Proteins encoded within one genomic window of Fibrobacterota bacterium:
- a CDS encoding sigma-54-dependent Fis family transcriptional regulator codes for MPSVAATHTSAIPGFGDGAEAPLCANDSPFAAVLRLCEAVAKRSCPVLLRGESGTGKEVVARFLHTHGERAGRPFIAVNCGALPPGLIESELFGHKKGAFTGASADHPGRFRQADGGTLFLDEIGDMPLEAQVRLLRALQEKRVCPVGDTREYPVDFRLVCATHRDLAALAREGRFREDLLFRLDVMAIDLPPLRARRGDIPILLRHFLASLLPPAEADAAWRAVPPELAERPFSGNVRELRNLAERYCVYRELGRGWEAVLAGAPAGGPGNVSRALPSASGNGEAFRPRASRVSDREIMEALGACGHHRGRASGMLGITRRALQYRLAKMALPGRAYPFPSSGFGSILSGLYGERDGGSAVEGRSGIRP; via the coding sequence ATGCCTTCCGTAGCCGCGACCCATACTTCCGCCATTCCAGGTTTCGGCGACGGGGCCGAGGCTCCCCTTTGCGCGAACGATTCCCCCTTCGCCGCGGTCCTGAGGCTTTGCGAGGCCGTCGCGAAGCGCTCCTGCCCGGTCCTCTTGCGCGGCGAAAGCGGAACCGGCAAGGAAGTGGTGGCCCGTTTCCTCCATACCCACGGCGAGAGGGCGGGCAGGCCTTTCATCGCCGTCAATTGCGGCGCCCTGCCTCCCGGCTTGATCGAATCGGAGCTGTTCGGGCATAAGAAGGGCGCCTTCACTGGCGCCTCCGCCGACCACCCGGGCCGCTTCCGTCAGGCCGATGGCGGCACCTTGTTCCTGGACGAAATCGGCGATATGCCTTTGGAGGCCCAGGTGCGGCTCTTGAGGGCGTTACAGGAAAAACGGGTTTGCCCCGTGGGCGATACCCGCGAATACCCGGTCGACTTCCGGTTGGTCTGCGCTACCCACCGCGATCTCGCCGCGCTGGCCCGGGAGGGACGCTTCCGCGAAGACCTGCTCTTCCGCCTGGACGTGATGGCCATCGACCTGCCTCCCTTACGCGCGCGCCGCGGCGACATCCCGATCCTGTTGCGGCATTTCCTCGCCTCATTACTACCGCCAGCGGAGGCGGACGCGGCGTGGCGCGCGGTTCCCCCGGAACTGGCCGAGCGGCCCTTCTCGGGTAACGTGCGGGAGCTGCGCAACCTGGCCGAACGCTATTGCGTATACCGCGAACTGGGCCGGGGCTGGGAGGCCGTGCTCGCGGGCGCGCCCGCGGGAGGCCCAGGCAACGTATCGCGGGCGTTACCGTCCGCATCCGGAAACGGGGAAGCATTCCGGCCGCGCGCTTCACGGGTTTCCGATCGCGAAATCATGGAAGCCCTGGGCGCCTGCGGCCATCATCGCGGTCGCGCATCCGGCATGTTGGGGATAACCCGGCGCGCTTTGCAATACCGGCTCGCGAAAATGGCGCTTCCCGGACGCGCTTATCCCTTCCCCTCCTCCGGGTTTGGCTCTATATTATCAGGGCTATATGGGGAACGCGATGGGGGGAGTGCCGTCGAGGGGCGCAGCGGCATCCGCCCGTAA
- a CDS encoding DinB family protein, whose translation MIEFKDSGFYKNYVAFDDAPSTHPVEAYARHSEICHTYLTSLPESKAGYRYAEGKWTVREVVGHITDTSLIFLYRTVCISRGERQPLPSFEENDYAAAAGYDSLSWRAVLDAWKGVGQAARALIAGIDPAGWDRVGTAAGVRITPAQMLRALIGHERHHIQVLKERYGLD comes from the coding sequence ATGATCGAATTCAAGGATTCCGGCTTCTACAAGAACTACGTGGCCTTCGACGATGCCCCGTCGACCCACCCGGTCGAGGCTTACGCCCGCCATTCCGAAATCTGCCATACCTACCTGACCAGCCTGCCCGAGTCCAAGGCCGGCTACCGCTATGCCGAAGGCAAATGGACGGTACGCGAAGTGGTGGGGCATATCACCGATACGAGCCTGATTTTCCTTTACCGCACGGTGTGCATCTCGCGCGGCGAGCGCCAGCCCCTGCCCAGCTTCGAGGAAAACGATTACGCGGCCGCCGCCGGTTACGATTCGCTTTCATGGCGCGCCGTGCTGGACGCCTGGAAGGGCGTGGGCCAGGCCGCCCGCGCCCTGATCGCCGGCATCGATCCCGCCGGCTGGGATCGAGTGGGCACGGCGGCAGGCGTACGGATCACCCCGGCGCAAATGCTACGGGCCCTGATCGGGCATGAGCGGCACCATATCCAGGTGCTCAAAGAGCGCTACGGCCTTGATTGA
- the flgK gene encoding flagellar hook-associated protein FlgK, protein MGLMDSLNVGMRGLNASQTAIDVTGQNISNANTEGYSRKRVNLQADAIPDDVYGQKGLGVAVTEVDRIRDEFLDRQTWEALGDKGYNTQLDTAYTRLGNILKEPSDDGLASKMNAFWASWQDLANNPGDLSAREAVKSSADVMIDTFQSVYKQIQDYGLSMNNPLDQQAKQVNDLTGQIYDLNQKIAGVETSPGQKANDARDQRDLLVRKLSSLIDVQTVEDTNGRLIVTSGGNLIVGPSEAMQIETYGVDKTLANGEKASELRLRFVESKRGFDPRGGELKGIMDARGQVLSKYMDALNSLAGSIVKQVNDQHELGYNLNKSTGVPFFDPSKTSAGNMTLSDAILAGAENIAAAEGGKIVDVAAFAPVGGIPAVANPVLDLKTTNPNYRDLAQGSVKVTLSDGTVLQEGAGADYVVDSELGTIKFLNYGRYVAGDAINVQFQYNTTGFSGNGNGQNSLLIAGLRLKNSMVPDTDGTPTQSVTTFYSATIGKLGIEQNQNKSRLDTKTFLISQMDSEQATISGVSLDEEMTNMIKFENSYRASAKYITTVSQMMDVLMQLAQ, encoded by the coding sequence ATGGGCTTGATGGACTCCCTCAACGTCGGCATGCGGGGCCTTAACGCCTCCCAGACCGCCATAGACGTCACCGGCCAGAACATCTCCAACGCCAATACGGAAGGCTACTCGCGCAAGCGGGTGAACCTCCAGGCCGATGCCATCCCGGACGACGTGTACGGCCAAAAGGGATTGGGCGTCGCGGTCACCGAAGTCGATCGCATCCGCGACGAATTCCTGGATCGCCAGACGTGGGAAGCCCTGGGCGACAAGGGATACAACACGCAATTGGATACCGCCTATACCCGTCTCGGGAACATCTTGAAGGAACCCAGCGATGACGGCCTGGCGTCCAAGATGAACGCTTTCTGGGCCTCATGGCAGGATCTGGCCAACAATCCGGGCGACCTCTCGGCCCGCGAAGCCGTCAAGTCCAGCGCCGACGTGATGATCGATACCTTCCAAAGCGTGTACAAGCAGATCCAGGATTACGGCTTGTCGATGAACAACCCGCTGGATCAGCAGGCCAAGCAGGTCAACGATTTGACCGGGCAGATTTACGATCTCAACCAGAAGATCGCCGGCGTGGAGACCAGCCCGGGCCAGAAAGCCAATGACGCCCGCGACCAACGCGATTTGCTGGTGCGTAAGCTTTCCAGCCTGATCGACGTGCAGACCGTCGAGGATACCAACGGCCGGCTCATCGTCACTTCGGGCGGCAACCTCATCGTAGGCCCTTCCGAAGCCATGCAGATCGAGACCTATGGCGTGGACAAGACCCTGGCCAACGGCGAAAAGGCATCGGAACTGCGTCTGCGCTTCGTCGAATCCAAGCGCGGTTTCGACCCCCGCGGCGGCGAGCTGAAGGGCATCATGGATGCCCGGGGCCAGGTGCTCTCGAAGTACATGGACGCGCTGAACTCCTTGGCGGGTTCCATCGTGAAGCAGGTCAACGATCAGCACGAGCTGGGATACAACCTCAACAAGTCCACCGGCGTCCCCTTTTTCGACCCGTCGAAAACCTCCGCCGGCAACATGACCTTATCGGACGCGATCCTCGCCGGCGCCGAGAACATCGCCGCCGCCGAAGGCGGGAAAATCGTGGACGTAGCCGCTTTCGCCCCCGTCGGCGGCATCCCCGCCGTGGCCAATCCGGTACTCGATCTGAAGACCACCAACCCCAACTACCGTGATCTCGCGCAGGGAAGCGTCAAGGTCACCCTTTCCGACGGAACCGTATTGCAAGAAGGCGCCGGCGCCGATTACGTCGTGGACTCCGAACTCGGAACCATCAAGTTCCTGAACTATGGCCGCTACGTGGCCGGCGACGCCATCAACGTCCAATTCCAGTACAACACCACCGGCTTCTCGGGAAACGGCAACGGCCAGAACTCGCTCCTCATCGCCGGTCTGCGCCTCAAGAATTCCATGGTACCGGACACGGACGGCACCCCGACGCAGAGCGTGACCACCTTCTACTCAGCCACCATCGGCAAGTTGGGCATCGAGCAAAACCAGAACAAGTCCCGCCTCGACACCAAGACCTTCCTGATCTCCCAGATGGATTCGGAGCAGGCGACGATTTCGGGCGTCTCCTTGGACGAAGAGATGACCAACATGATCAAGTTCGAAAACAGCTACCGCGCTTCCGCCAAGTACATCACCACCGTCTCCCAGATGATGGATGTGCTCATGCAGTTGGCGCAATAA
- a CDS encoding flagellar protein FlgN, with protein MATMTRQAILEEFPDLFAEGTTAADAPKTDREALCVRLIDNLKSQLGLYAAYRGMAERQRTALINRHLADNLQVNGEIEKLLHNLAGLEEDRVGITSAILGSRKAGDASTPAHAPAKCEAIYPLVSHQNAARLKECRDALMGAMAALRQTLIVNQALIENGSKIIHTTIGILTSVAGRSKADSMGLYTAKGGVNYARVQIRNLVNRSV; from the coding sequence ATGGCCACCATGACCCGCCAAGCCATATTGGAGGAATTCCCCGACTTGTTCGCCGAGGGGACGACCGCCGCGGACGCGCCGAAAACCGATCGCGAAGCCCTCTGCGTCCGCTTAATCGACAATCTGAAATCCCAACTCGGATTGTACGCGGCCTATCGCGGCATGGCCGAACGCCAACGTACCGCCCTGATCAACCGCCACCTCGCCGATAACCTCCAGGTGAACGGCGAGATCGAGAAACTGCTGCATAATCTGGCCGGCCTGGAAGAAGATCGCGTCGGGATCACCTCCGCCATCCTGGGCTCGCGCAAGGCAGGGGACGCATCCACCCCTGCCCACGCGCCCGCGAAGTGCGAAGCCATCTATCCCCTGGTCTCCCACCAAAACGCCGCCCGCCTCAAGGAGTGCCGCGATGCCTTGATGGGGGCCATGGCCGCGCTCCGGCAAACCCTGATCGTGAACCAGGCCTTGATCGAGAACGGCAGCAAGATCATCCATACCACCATCGGGATCCTCACCAGCGTGGCCGGCCGCAGCAAGGCCGACAGCATGGGCCTTTATACCGCCAAGGGCGGCGTGAACTACGCCCGGGTGCAGATCCGCAACCTCGTGAACCGGAGCGTCTGA
- a CDS encoding aspartate kinase encodes MNRIVAKFGGSSVADHNQFLKIKKILQAGPKRKVVVPSAPGKRHSGEAKLTDLLYLCHDLAQKKLPLDAPFALIRDRYLEIERQLGLKAGMEQTLAAFRKEIEEGASRDFVASRGEYLCGVLMAAFLGAEFVDPKDTVFFDRAGRIDAKTYEVLGKRMSDPSKLYVMPGFYGVDVKGNIKTFSRGGSDISGAIAARAIMAELYENWTDVSGLLMADPRIVDNPHPLDEVSYREIRELSYMGASVFHDEAIAPVRDAGIPINIRNTNRPDDPGTLIVSKLPEVTRYDIAGVAGKKNFCMFSLEKSMMNKEVGFARRMLGIFETHGVSIEHMPSSIDSMSVVAAAEEIGDKTESILEDLRRVLEPDILEVEPDLALIAVVGEGMANQIGTAAKVFIALRDAHVNVRIIDQGSSEYNIIVGVGNQDYEKAIRALYAAMMTPNPAFKG; translated from the coding sequence ATGAACCGCATCGTCGCGAAATTCGGCGGCTCTAGCGTAGCCGACCACAATCAATTCCTCAAGATCAAGAAAATCCTCCAAGCCGGCCCCAAGCGCAAGGTGGTCGTGCCATCGGCCCCGGGCAAGCGGCACTCGGGGGAAGCCAAGCTCACCGATCTGCTCTACCTGTGCCATGACCTGGCCCAGAAGAAGCTTCCCTTGGATGCGCCCTTCGCGTTGATCCGCGATCGCTACCTGGAGATCGAAAGGCAATTGGGGCTCAAGGCCGGGATGGAGCAGACCCTGGCCGCGTTCCGTAAGGAGATCGAAGAAGGCGCTTCGCGGGACTTCGTGGCCTCGCGCGGGGAATACCTGTGCGGCGTCCTGATGGCGGCCTTCCTGGGCGCCGAGTTCGTGGATCCCAAGGATACGGTATTCTTCGACCGCGCCGGCCGTATCGACGCGAAGACTTACGAAGTGCTGGGCAAGCGCATGTCCGATCCGTCCAAGCTCTACGTGATGCCGGGCTTCTACGGCGTCGACGTGAAGGGGAACATCAAGACCTTTTCGCGCGGGGGCTCGGACATCTCCGGGGCCATCGCGGCGCGCGCCATCATGGCCGAGCTCTATGAAAACTGGACCGACGTTTCGGGCTTGCTGATGGCCGATCCCCGCATCGTCGATAATCCCCATCCCCTCGACGAAGTGAGCTACCGCGAGATCCGCGAGCTCTCCTACATGGGCGCCAGCGTTTTCCACGACGAGGCCATCGCGCCAGTGCGCGACGCGGGCATCCCCATCAACATCCGCAATACCAACCGCCCCGATGATCCCGGTACGCTCATCGTTTCCAAGTTGCCCGAAGTGACGCGCTACGACATCGCCGGGGTGGCGGGCAAGAAGAACTTCTGCATGTTCAGCCTCGAGAAGAGCATGATGAACAAGGAAGTCGGCTTCGCCCGCAGGATGCTCGGCATTTTCGAGACGCACGGGGTCAGCATCGAGCATATGCCCTCGAGCATCGATTCCATGAGCGTGGTGGCCGCCGCCGAGGAAATCGGCGACAAGACCGAAAGCATCCTCGAGGATCTGCGCCGGGTTCTCGAGCCCGACATCCTGGAGGTGGAACCGGACTTGGCTCTCATCGCCGTGGTGGGCGAGGGCATGGCGAACCAGATCGGCACGGCGGCCAAGGTATTCATCGCCCTGCGCGACGCCCACGTCAACGTGCGCATCATCGATCAGGGTTCCTCGGAATACAACATCATCGTCGGGGTAGGCAACCAAGACTACGAGAAGGCCATTCGGGCCCTCTATGCCGCCATGATGACCCCGAATCCCGCTTTCAAAGGCTGA
- a CDS encoding cyclic nucleotide-binding domain-containing protein codes for MDEAEQSWALKALDLRNCPFYTKGDSLQVQMPGVYGNQTVSCSMPVASFIPVAMEGRREEGQVEAGWKNCACRWSYCRMSKLSRPAVQFEEVLSAENQMARPFLDQMPIAVARAFRERALAREYKSGDVILKANVTSSHFHVLLKGMVRIATRGQDGRVLELSVLRKGDCFGEMSILTGASTSNQVDAVEDCLTLAIAREDFHKTLAEFPVMSIILYRMLSKRIRATNQKLAQLLSPGLSGDLRYFAFADLLQSVLTARMTGTLLVEQGPLRAHFGFEEGGLVHASLGNLPATLAIDDALRWQSGSFRFLPQQSAGERNLDGDTMAILLEALRRLDESSIIAKAEDLAP; via the coding sequence ATGGATGAAGCGGAACAATCCTGGGCGCTCAAGGCGTTGGACTTGCGTAATTGCCCCTTCTATACCAAGGGCGATTCGCTGCAAGTGCAGATGCCCGGCGTATACGGGAACCAGACGGTATCCTGCTCCATGCCCGTCGCGAGCTTCATCCCCGTGGCTATGGAAGGGCGGCGCGAAGAAGGGCAGGTCGAAGCGGGCTGGAAGAATTGCGCCTGCCGTTGGTCGTACTGCCGCATGAGCAAGCTCTCGCGGCCCGCCGTCCAGTTCGAAGAAGTCCTCTCGGCCGAGAACCAGATGGCCCGCCCGTTCCTGGATCAGATGCCTATCGCCGTGGCTCGGGCCTTCCGGGAGCGCGCCCTGGCCAGGGAATACAAAAGCGGCGACGTCATCCTCAAGGCGAACGTCACCAGCAGCCATTTCCACGTCCTCCTGAAAGGGATGGTCCGCATCGCCACCCGCGGCCAGGACGGCCGGGTGCTGGAGCTGTCGGTGCTGCGCAAGGGGGATTGCTTCGGGGAGATGTCCATCCTCACCGGCGCCTCCACGAGCAACCAGGTGGACGCGGTGGAAGATTGCCTCACCCTGGCCATCGCCCGCGAGGACTTCCACAAGACCTTGGCCGAATTCCCGGTCATGAGCATCATCCTTTACCGCATGCTTTCCAAGCGCATCCGCGCCACCAACCAGAAGCTGGCCCAATTGCTGTCGCCGGGCCTTTCGGGGGATCTGCGCTACTTCGCGTTCGCCGATCTCCTGCAGTCCGTCCTCACGGCGCGCATGACGGGCACCTTGCTGGTGGAACAAGGGCCGTTGCGGGCGCATTTCGGTTTCGAGGAAGGCGGCCTGGTGCACGCCAGCCTGGGTAACTTGCCCGCTACCCTGGCCATCGATGACGCCCTGCGGTGGCAATCCGGATCCTTCCGCTTCCTGCCCCAACAATCCGCCGGCGAGCGCAATCTCGACGGGGACACCATGGCCATCCTGCTGGAGGCGCTGCGGCGCCTGGACGAAAGCTCTATCATCGCCAAGGCCGAAGACCTGGCCCCTTAA
- a CDS encoding lytic transglycosylase domain-containing protein, whose amino-acid sequence MLDNQYASLDAKNPLVSGAQGMKNALTGISNSLASQIYRSLRRAQGLDAVSAPAANQPTAIPRFDGDVEDAGNDFPMAPMLAKLVGAHSRDGKSTAPAAMSDAALRPIIDQASQAYGVPANLIKGVIKAESANQPLAVSGAGAKGLMQLMDSTAQAMGVRDPFNAKENVLAGTRYLKDLLNRYGGDESKALAAYNAGPTAVDRYRGIPPFAETKTYVDTVLTTKRELDAAQGN is encoded by the coding sequence ATGCTCGACAACCAATATGCCAGCCTGGACGCCAAGAACCCGCTGGTTTCCGGGGCGCAGGGGATGAAGAACGCCCTGACCGGGATTTCCAACAGCCTGGCCTCCCAGATTTACCGCTCTTTGCGCCGCGCCCAAGGGCTCGACGCCGTGAGCGCGCCAGCGGCGAACCAGCCCACCGCCATCCCCCGCTTCGACGGCGACGTAGAGGACGCCGGGAACGATTTCCCGATGGCGCCGATGCTGGCTAAGCTGGTAGGCGCGCATTCCCGCGACGGCAAATCCACGGCCCCCGCGGCCATGAGCGATGCCGCCCTGCGGCCCATCATCGATCAGGCTTCGCAGGCCTATGGCGTCCCCGCCAACCTCATCAAGGGCGTCATCAAGGCGGAATCGGCCAACCAGCCCCTGGCGGTGTCCGGCGCGGGCGCCAAAGGCTTGATGCAATTGATGGACAGCACCGCCCAGGCGATGGGCGTGCGCGATCCTTTCAACGCCAAGGAAAACGTCCTGGCGGGAACCCGTTATCTGAAGGACCTGTTGAACCGCTATGGCGGCGACGAGTCCAAGGCGCTGGCCGCCTACAACGCCGGCCCCACCGCGGTCGATCGCTACCGCGGCATCCCGCCCTTCGCGGAAACCAAGACTTACGTCGACACCGTCCTGACGACCAAGCGCGAGCTGGACGCCGCGCAAGGGAATTGA
- a CDS encoding DHH family phosphoesterase, which yields MIDQGPASADGGAYYVFNGDADGLCAQHILFLELGPPTLRVTGLKREIELLERIPSGATGHVHALDISLKRNLAALSGLLDRGNVKVTWYDHHEPGLPPTHPSLELHVNQAPETCTAAIVNAVRGHRQPLWAAMAAFGDNLPATGSSLASAGGASAHEAQLLRRAGSLLNYNAYGELPGDQLFPAADLAARMEAYPSALDFCWDAPIFGPLASQFEADQDALQSLSPLADAPRAKAFAVPDAPFARRYAATWANERALERPDQALAVLHAVSDGCYRVSVRAPRAGGPAASDLAIEFGGGGRKLAAGIDALPAGDLDRFLRRFTEYFGG from the coding sequence TTGATTGATCAAGGCCCGGCCTCGGCTGATGGCGGCGCCTACTACGTCTTCAACGGCGACGCCGACGGGCTCTGCGCCCAGCACATCCTTTTCCTCGAACTCGGCCCGCCCACGCTGCGCGTGACCGGGCTTAAACGCGAGATCGAACTGCTGGAGCGGATCCCATCGGGAGCGACCGGGCACGTGCATGCCTTGGACATCAGCCTCAAGCGCAATCTGGCCGCCCTCTCGGGCCTGCTGGATCGGGGTAACGTAAAAGTTACCTGGTACGATCACCACGAGCCCGGGCTTCCGCCCACCCATCCTTCCCTGGAATTGCACGTGAACCAGGCCCCGGAAACCTGCACCGCGGCCATCGTGAACGCGGTCCGTGGCCATCGCCAGCCGCTCTGGGCCGCCATGGCCGCCTTCGGGGACAATCTGCCGGCCACCGGCTCCTCCCTCGCGTCCGCCGGGGGCGCCTCCGCCCATGAGGCCCAACTCCTGCGGCGGGCGGGAAGCTTGCTCAATTACAATGCCTACGGGGAGCTTCCGGGCGATCAGCTGTTTCCCGCCGCCGATTTGGCCGCGCGCATGGAGGCTTACCCATCCGCCCTCGACTTCTGCTGGGACGCGCCTATCTTCGGGCCGCTGGCCTCGCAATTCGAAGCCGACCAGGATGCCTTGCAATCCCTCTCGCCCCTGGCCGACGCGCCGCGGGCCAAGGCCTTCGCGGTCCCGGATGCGCCCTTCGCGCGGCGCTATGCCGCCACCTGGGCCAACGAGCGGGCGCTGGAACGCCCCGACCAAGCGCTAGCGGTTCTGCATGCCGTGTCGGATGGGTGCTACCGCGTCTCCGTGCGGGCGCCGCGGGCGGGCGGTCCCGCGGCTTCCGATCTGGCTATCGAGTTCGGCGGGGGCGGACGCAAATTGGCGGCCGGCATCGATGCCTTGCCTGCGGGGGATCTGGACCGCTTCCTGCGGCGGTTCACCGAGTATTTCGGGGGATAG